The DNA window GCTCGAATTCATTCGGCGGCAGAGATCGGTCAGCGCAGGCCCACCTAGCGGCGGAACGCCCCTGCGCCCGGAATTCATTCGGCGGCGAGATCGGTCGGCGCAGGCCGACCTGGCGGCAGAACGCCCCTGCGCCCCGAATTCATTCGGCGGCAGAGATCGGTCGGCGCAGGCCGACCTGGCGCGGAACGCCCCGGGGAGGTTGCGCCCCGAATTCATTCGGCGGCAGAGATCGGTCGGCGCAGGCCGACCTGGCGGCGGAACGCCCTGCGCCCCGAATTCATTCGGCGGCAGAGATCGGTCGGCGCAGGCCGACCTGGCGGCAGAACGCCGCGCCCCGAATTCATTCGGCGGCAGAGATCGGTCGGCGCAGGCCGACCTGGCGGCAGAACGCCCTGCGCCCCGAATTCATTCGGCGGCAGAGATCGGTCGGCGCAGGCCGACCTGGCGGCAGAACGCCCCTGCGCCCCGAATTCATTCGGCGGCAAGGCGGCAGAGATCGGTCGGCGCAGGCCGACCTGGCGGCGGAACGCCCCTGCGCCCCGAATTCATTCGGCGGCAGAGATCGGTCGGCGCAGGCCGACCTGGCGGCGGAACGCCCCTGCGCCCCGAATTCATTCGGCGGCAGAGATCGGTCGGCGCAGGCCGACCTGGCGGCGGAACGCCCCTTCGCCCCGAATTCATTCGGCGGCAGAGATCGGTCGGCGCAGGCCGACCTGGCGGCGGAACGCCCCTGCGCCCCGAATTCATTCGGCGGCAGAGATCGGTCGGCGCAGGCCGACCTGGCGGCGGAACGCCCCTGCGCCCCGAATTCATTCGGCGGCAGTGTAGATGGCCCTGAACGATCACTGGCGCCATGCGTTCAGTTCCGTGCTCAGCCTGGCAATGGCCGCTTGCAGCGACGCGTCACAGCCGCGGCTGGCCGTGAAGGCGCGTTCAGCCTGCGCGACGTCGCCGGCGGCCAGGGCTGCGTAGCCCAACACCAACTGGCCGCGCGGCCATTGCGGCGCTGGTTCGACCAGCGCCAGCGCCGCGGCCTGCGCCTGGGCAAACCAGGACGCGGCCGCATCGGGTTGACGCGTCGCCAGGCCCAGGCGCGCGAGGATGGTCACTTCCAGCAGGGCGGCGCTGTCGCTGCCGAGTTGTTGACGGTAATCGGCCAGCAGGGCCAGGGCCTGTTGATAGGCAGTTGCGGCTGCGGCCGCGTCGCCGGCCGTCAGGGGGCCAGGTCGCCGCGGCGGGCCTGGGCATCGGCATTTCCCGGCCACGCGGTCAGGCTGGCGCTGAGCGCGTCGATGGCCGCGGCCGGCTGGCCGTTCGCCGCGGCGATCTGCGCCAGGCCGGCATGGGCCAGAGATTGAAACAAAGGCGTTGCGTTCGAGATGGCGACCACCGCTTGCAGTTCCGAGACGGCGGTCTCAGTCAGTCCGGTGCGCCAGGCGTAGTCGCCGGCCACCAGATGCGCGTAGGCGTCGGTGGCGGGCGCGGCCTGTAAACCGGCGTAGAGGTCAGACGCGGGCTGCTGCCGGCCCTGCGCTTCGTAGTAGGAGGCCAGCACGCCTTGGTAGAAGCTGACCGTGGGCGCCAGGCGCGCGGCGTCCTCGGCCGCCTGCACCGCGCTCGTGACCTGGCAGCGCTTATATTCGACAAAGGCCAACGCGGCGTGCGTGGACGGATTGTTCGCAGCCTGATCGTCCTCGCCGATGGCCTGCCGGTAGGCGTCCGCGGCCGCGTCGAGCTGGCCTTGCTGCAGGTAGACATCGCCCAGGCTGGCGTGCGCCAGGGCATCATGTGGATTGAGCGCCAGCGCCTGCTTGATTTCGGCCACGGCCGCGTCCAACTGTCCCTGCTGCACACGCACCAGCCCCAGGTAGAGATGCGTGCTGGCGTCCTCCTGCCGCGCCAGGGCCGCGGCATAGGTGGCGGCCGCGTCACCCCACTGCTGCAGGCGCTCGTACGCGTGCGCCAGGGCCAGGTAGTTGGTCAGAGCGTCAGGTTCCAGGGTCAGCGCCTGGCGATAGCTGATCGCGGCGTCGGCGAACGCGCCCTGGTCGAAGTAGACGCGGCCGAGGGTGAAAAAGGCCGCGGCCAGGGTTGGGTCGCGACGCGTGGCCTCTTGCAAAGCGGTCTGCGCCGCGGGCAGGTCGCCCAGTTGCCAGCGCAGCGCGCCGAGGACATACCAGGCGTCAGCGCGCCGTGGGTTGATCGCCAGCGCCGCTTGATAGGCGGTTGCGGCCTGCGCCAAATCCTGCTGCTGGTAGTAGACCTGCCCCATCAGCAGATGCGCGGCCTCCTGGCACGGGGTCAGGCGGCTGGCTGCCTGCATCTCGGTCAACGCGTCCTGGAATTTCTGCTGTTGGCTGTAGAGAATGCCCACAAGCAGGCGCGGGTCAGGATCGTCCGGCGCGGCCTTTGCCCAGGCCTGGTACGCGGCCAGGGTCTGCTCCGTTTGCCCGCCGGCGTAGTAGGCATTGCCCAGGCCGTGCAGCACGTTGGGATTCGTGGGCGCCTGTTTTGCAGCCGCCTGGAAGGTCGCCAGCGCGGCGGCGTTATCGCCCGCGGCCAGGTAGGCATCACCCAGCGCCACCTGGGCGGCGATCGGGTCGGCGGCGGTGGTTACGCTTGCCTGGCGCAGTTGCAAGGCCTGACGCCGCGCGGCGGCCGCCACATCAGGCTGGCCCGCGCTCCCGGCAATCGTCGCCAGCAGCGCCTGCGCTTGCGCGCTGTCGGGCTGCAAGGCCACCGCTTTTTGGGCAATGGGCAGGGCGGCCGCGGCATCGCCGGCCTGGAAGGTCAACTCGGCCAGCAGCCGCTGGCTGGACGCGTCCGCGGGGCGCAGGCGCGCGGCCGCGGCCGCCTGCGCCAGGGCCGGCTCGATCTGCCAGGCTGGTGTGCATTGTTCGCTGTAGGCCAGGGCCAGGTTGACGTGCGCCTCGTAGAAGTCGGGCTGCAGGGCCAGCGCCTGCTCCAGATCGCTCACGGCGGCGTCCACCTGCCGGGTGCGGTAATGAATGGCCGCGCGCTGAAAATGGATCGTTTCGCGGCCCACCAGAAAGTCAGCGCTGGCCTGCGCGTTGGCCAGGGCTTTGTCAAAAAAGACCAGCGCCTGGGGCAGGTCGCCCTGGGCGTAGAAGACATAGCCGAGCAGCGCGGTGGAGACGTAGGCCATTTGCTGCGGGCCATCCTTGACGAACAGATCAATGGCCGGAATGGTGGCCGGCGCATGCACGAAGCGTGTCACATCGCGCACGGTGGGCGCGGCGACCACAGCCTGACGGTTGGCGCCGGCGGCCGCAGCGAGGAGCGGCGTCAGTGCCACCGTCGTGTGCTGAAACAGCGGCACATCGGCGATCTCCACCTGTGGGCTGACCCCGGCGTCGTCATACCAGCCCCAAATGAGCAGGGCGGCCTTCTTGTCACGCGCACGCGCCAACGCGGTGGCGGCATCAGGCACAACCTCGCGCAGGCGCACGATCTGCACATCGGCGGCCGCGGCGGCCAGGTCGGTCGCCAGCGCATGCTCGATGCGGCGGGCAAAGTCAATCTGGCGGCTCGATTGGCTGCCGTCGAACGGCGCGATGGCGATGATGAAGCGGGACGGCGGCTGCAAGCGATCCACGAGCGTCCACGCGCCGTAGGCCAGGCCCAGGGTGGTGATGACGGCCAGGCCGATGGCCGCACGGCGGCGCAGGGCCGGCGTGGGCGCGCGGCGGGCCGCGAGAAACATCAGCAGGCCGGCGGCAATGACCAGCGGAGCCACCAGGTAAGGCCAGACGGCTAACAGCGGCGCCAGGGGTCGGGTGAAGAAGTTGAAGAATTCGACCACAAATTGCAGCGCAGCAAACAGCACACTAATCGCCACCAGGAGTGAGGCCAGGCGCTGACGGCGGTCGTGCGCCGGGTCGTAGGAGATGATGTCACGTCCCACCAAGGGCGCCACCCAATCCGCGGCTTTGACCAGGCGACCGGCCACATCCGCTGGTTTGGCGGGCGGCGGGGGCGCGGCCGCGATCTGAACGGGAGCGACGGCGGCAGGTTCGGGCCGCGCCAGCGCTGCACCGGGTAGCTGAGCGGCAGGCCGGTTGCTCTCCGGACCGGACGGCGGCGGTTCGGCCAGGGTGGCGCTTTCCTGGAAGTCGGCTTCGGTGGCCGGCGCTGTTTCTTCAGCCTGCGCCGCTTCGAGGGCGGCGAGCAGAGCGCTGGCGGAGGCAAAGCGGGCAGCCGGCGCTTTGGCCAGGGCTTGCAGGAGAACGGCTTCGACAGCCGGCCTGAGACTCGGGTTGAGGGTGCGCGGCGCGGGCGGCGGGGTCTGCAAGTGCTGCATGAGCACCCCGCTCAAGGAATCACCGCTGAAGGGCACCTGGCCGGTGAGCATCTGGTAGAGCACGATGCCCAGGGCGTAGAGGTCGGCGGCTGGGGTCACGGGGCCGCCGCCGGCCTGTTCGGGCGACATGTAGGCGGGCGTGCCGACAACGCTGCCGGCCATACTCAACTGGGCGTTGTCACCCAAGATTTTGGCGACACCAAAATCGCTGATCACGGCCTGCCCGTCACGTGTGAAGAGGATGTTGCCGGGCTTGATGTCACGATGGACAGCCCCCTGCGCGTGGGCGTAATCGAGCGCCGCGGCCACAGGGCGCAGCAGGGTCACAGCCTCGGCTGGCGCACAGGGCACGCCGCGCTGGGCCAGACGCTCTTTGAGTGAGCCGCCCTCCAGATACTCCATCACCATGTAGAACTGATCGTCCTGCGTGTCGAAATCGAACAACTGCACGATGGCGGGGTGGCGCAGGGAGGCAACCAGGCGCGCTTCCCGGGCAAAGCGCGCACTCGCCTCTGGATCGTGGGCCAGGTGCGCCAGGAGCACCTTGATCGCGACCCGTCGCTGCAGGCGTGGCTCAAGCGCCAGGTAGACTTCGGCCTGGCCGCCGCTGCCCAGGTGTTCGATAGTCTGATATTTACCAAAGTTGGTTGTGGTTGTCACGATCACAAGTCCTGCTCAGCGGGCGGTCAGTTCGAGCTTCAGGCGTATCTTGACGTCGTTGTCTACGTACAAGGCGCCGTGAACCTGCTGCACGGGGTGAATTTCGGGTATTTTCTCAATAATCCGGGGTAGGGGCATGATCTGCACTGGTCAGACACAGGTGCTAAGGAATGAGAATTAAATAAGTGTCCGCTTTGGTGCTGTCTGTATGCTCAGAATTTGCTCGGAATTGGACAGTTAAAAAATTCTCATTCCTAAGATCGTTATTCAACGCAAAGTCGCAAGGACTCGAAGGGCGCAAAGAAAGATCAGAAAAAGCCTTTGCGTCTCTACGTCCTTGCGCCCTTGCGTTAAAACTTATGTCTTTTGCCCGGTGTCTCTTTCGTATCTTCTCGATCACCCGGGGTGCGCCCCTACAAATTGAGAAGATACGCTAAAAGCTCCATGCAGTTCTGTGGCGCCTCCTGCCAATCGTGGTTGTGCAGCCGCAACGATGATTTGCGATGGACTGAACCTTACCATAAGGCGCCGCGGATGCAAAAAACCGGCAGTTCCATAATGTAGGTACAGAGTTGATTCGTTGTACGAGCCGGCTGAGCCGTTGGCGTTGCAGACTAAGTTAAGCCCGCCGGGCGTCGAGGGAGCGGTGACGTCGCGGCCGATGTTGAGCCAGGAAGACCAGATCGGCTCGGCCATTTTCCAGGAAACGCGGATGCCGTAATTGCCGGTTGCGTAGCCTGAGGTAAAGGTCGAGGTAAACGAGTTGCCGGAGATAGAGCTTGTCCAGTTCCAGGCCGTGGCGCCGGCCGAGTTCTGGCGAGAGACATCATAGGTTCCGGCTTGTCCTGTCCAGCTCCAGGTGCTGTTGGTGTTGGTGCAAAGTGGAGATGCAGATAAAGTGACCGGCGTTGGCGCGGGCCACAGGGGACCGCAACAAGTGTCTTTACAGTCGAAATTGTTGCCGCTGCAGTTGTTGGCTTCTTCGCAGTTTTGGTCGCCGACGTTGCCGCTTGCGCCGCTTGTCCCGCCCGGCCACCATTGATAGTGCCCGGGCAGGTAGACATCATTGCACTAGCTGTTTTGATTGGCCTGGCCGCGCCAGATGTTGTCCGGATCAAAGGGATTACTTTTGCGGCAGGCGCCGGCGCAGGCTGCGGCCGGAGGCGATGTAGTGGGTTGGCCCGTGAATTCGTTCATGCGCGCCGCGGCGGGCTCGTCGCGCACGAAGCCCACCGAATGAATTCGGTGTCTGATACGTGAAACCCGCTCAAGCGGGTTGCGCTGGTGGGAACCCGTTTTGTCAGGCCGTGGTGGTTGGGGTTGTGAATTCGCTCTGCGCAAGTCTTACGAATTCAGCCATCACACCCATCACCAACCTGCTTCAGCAGGTTTCGGTGTATCAGACCGTGAATTCATTCACGGGGCGGCGATGTCCTGTGCCTGCCACGAATTACACGAATTCAGCCATCACACCCATCACCAACCTGCTTCAGCAGGTTTCGGTGTATCAGACCGTGAATTCATTCACGGGGCGGCGATATCCTGTGCCTGCCACGAATTACACGAATTCAGCCATCACCCATCACCAACCTGCTTCAGGTTTCGGTGGTATCAGACCGTGAATTCATTCACGGGGCGGCGATGTCCTGTGCCTGCCACTGCGCTTGCCACGAATTACACGAATTCAGCCATCACACCCATCACCAACCTGCTTTAGCAGGTTTCGGTGTATCAGACCGTGAATTCATTCACGGGGCTTCATTTACTTCATTTACCCCATTCACACGCTACACGAAAAGCAGACCGATCTGCGCCAGGCGGTTGCCGCGGCCGGCCGCGGCCTGGAAGCGCGGGATGAGCAGGCTGTCCACGCCCCAGATGCGCCCCGGCGGCAGGAAGAAGAAGACGATGTGCAGGGTGTATAACATGCCGTAGGTCCAGTACCACTCGAAGGGCAGCGCGGTCAGGCCGATGTACAGGTTGACGGCCTGGATGAAACCGACCAGGCCGCCCAGGCGCGAGAAGAGGCCAAACACGAGGGAGACGGCCAGGAAGACTTCCATCAGGAAGATGCCCCACCCCAGCACACTGATGTTGGGAATGATGACGTTGGCGACGAACGCCTTGTGCAGCGGGACCTTTGAGGCAAAGGCCATGAGGCCCGTCCAGTCACAGAGACCGGCGGTGCGCGCTGTCAAACTGGTGGAAACGGCAAAATCGGCCGGACAGCCGAAGGAAGGGGGCAGCTTCCACGACAACTGGGTGAACCACAGATAACCGATGATGACGCGGCTGAGAAAAAGCCCGAGTCCGCCGAGCCGATCCAGACGTCCGGCTAAGCCAGGGAGAGCGATAGGTTTGAGCATAAGAACCTCCGAAAAGGGCAAAGTGCAAAATGCAAAGTACAAAGCATCATTGGAGCGGGTCGACCTGCCGCAGGCGTCTGTCCCTCATTATTGCACTATGCACTTTGCACTTTGCACTTCCTACAAACTCCAGTAGACGCCACAGTTGGCGCAGGCTTTGTGCGGGTGCGTGCTGAGCAGGTTGACGCGAAATTGCTGATAGAGGTAATCGTTCCAGAGGTCGGCGAAGGGCCGTTCGAAGAGGTTACCCAGGATCAGGCTTTCGTAATCGTGCGTGGCGAAGGGCGAGATGCAGCAGGGCAGGCAGTTGCCGTTGGCGGTGACGTAGGCGGTGGTCCAGGGGCGCAGGCAGGCGCGCCAGGGCGCCTCATCGGCCATGCGTGCGGCATCCAGGCTGTGGCGGGGATCGCGGGCGCCGGAAGCCCGGAACTGCACGCCCAGCGCCGCGCTCAGGGCCTCACATTCAGCGATGATCTGTCCTTGCAGGTCATCGTCATGGCCGAAGATGGCAAGTTCCTGCCGCGCCATACCGTATTGCGTGCCAGGCTCCTGGGCAAAGTAGGTCAGGCGCTGCACATAGACTTCGGGCACGCCCAGTTGCGCGGCCAGGCGCACCAGGTCGGGCAGCTCGATCAGGTTTTCCCGCGTGGCAACGCACCAGATCGAGATCTGCGGCTTATCCGCGCCCAGGCGCCGCTTGGTCGCGGCCAGGCCGCCTAACCCCTCGATGATCTTGTGCAGCAGGTCCGCGCCGCGAATGGCCGCGTAGGTGGCCGCTTCGGCGCCGTCAATCGAACAGCGAAACTGATCGAGGCCGCTGGCTACCAACGCCTCCTGCCAGGCGGGCGTCAGCAGGGTGCCGTTGGAGTTGAAGAGCACTTCCACCTGGCGCGCCTTGAGATAGGCGATCATCTGGGGCAGCTCGCGGTTGAGCAGCGGCTCGCCGATGCCGTGCAGCACAGCCCGTTGCAGGGCCGGGAACTGATCCACGATGGTCACGAACTCGTCGAAGCTGAGCGTTTTCAGCGGCTCACGCGTGAAGTAGGTGCGCGGGCAGGTTTCGCACAGGAGATTGCAGCGATTGGTCACCTCGATGAAGACCACCGCGGGCGACCAGGCCGCGCTGGCGCCGCGCTCGGCGCCAGTCGGCAGGCGGTACGCGTCGGGCAGAAAGGTCTGCTCCGGCAGCACAGGCAGGGGATCTGGGGGTAACTGGGTTGGCGTCAGCGCAATCGGTTGCCGCATGATACTTTCCGGTTGAGTCACCAACTCAAAGACTGTGCGCCGTTCGCCAGCGCTTCGATGGCGGAGGCTGCGCCGACGACCTGGGCGCCGGGGATGAGCTGCTCCGCGGTGATGTTGCGCGGTTTGGCGCAGGCGCCGCACACCCACAGCGTGCCGCCGCCAGCCACGAACTTTTGCACCAGTTCGCCCAGGGGCGCAAAACCGTTGGCCTGCAGGCCGTCACAATAGCCCTGCGTCGCCACCCACACCCCCTCGATCGTGAGCATGGCGGTGACCTCTTGACCGGATGAAAGACCGACATTGGCCACGACAAAGGCCAACGACGCGCGCTCGACATCATCCTTGCCGTGCGTGTTGTTGATTAGAATTTTTGCCATTGGTTGATTCTCCTATCTCGATGGTTGCTCTTGACGCCTGACCAGATGGCGGCTGCCGCGCTGATCGAGCAGCACATTGCCGGTCATACGACACCAGGCCGCCAGGTCAACGGCGACGCTGGCATCCGTAGCGTGAATTTCCAGGGTTTGGCCCGCGTGCAGGCCAGCCATGATCGCTGCGATGTCGTCCAGAGGGCCATCTGCGCAGCCCTTGCTGCCGGCATTGTAGAAGGCGTCGGCGCCCAGCAGTGAGCCAATCACCACGCCGGGCGCGGGCGCGGAGGCAATGATCGGCGCCGCCGCAGGGATGAACACTTGGGCTGCGACGGCAGGGGACGGCGCTGGCGCCTGTCCCTGCCCATACCAGACGACCAGGCAAGTTTCGGTTCGACGAACGCCCACGGCGTTCGCAATGCCGGTCGTCACTCAGTTGCCGAGCGCCTGCAGATCAGGGCTTTCGATCAGGGCGACCAGGTCATAGCGACCGGTCACGCCGTACACATGCCTGATGATCGAATCGTCCAGTTTGAGGTCTTGCAGTTCCTGCACCAACTCCTGTACACGCGTTGGCTCTGCCTCGATCAGGACAAGGGCTTGAATCATGTGGGTTCTCCGTTCGATGATTTTTTGGGAATAAAGGCTGAATTGGTCATGGGGTCGAAGGCTTCACCCGGAAGCCGCTGCCTCACCCTCAGGTGAAGGTCATCAGACCTGGCTGGCCGGTGCGGGCAATGGCATCGAGCTGATCCTGGATGCGCGTGACGGACGCGGCCAATGGGAAGAGATGACGGCTGATCAACATGTCCGCGTCGGTAGACAGGGGGTGCCAGAACACGCCATCGAGGCTGACTGTGACTTCGGGGAGGAGGTTGGTCATGCTCAACTCCAGGCCCTCTTTGGAATAGCCGCGCCGCGCCAGCGGGCGCACGAAATGATCGCTGTCCGGGATGCCCAGGCCGCGATGCAAATCACAGATGTCGGCCAGGCGCGGGGAGTTGACCGGGGTTTCCGTGGTGCTGAGGCGCACCCGAAAGCCACGGCCTTGCAGCAGGCGAATGCCCTCCAGCGTCTTGTCCCAGGAGCCTTTGCCGCGATAGGCGTCATGATCGTCGGCCGTGGCGCCGTCCAGGCTGACCTGCACGCGCAGGTTGTCATGGGCGATGGCGCCCAAGCGCTCCAGCCGCGGGCCGCGCAAGATCATGCCATTGGTCAACACCGTGGTCTTAACCCGGGCCGTGCTGTAGGCCAGCATGTCATAGATGTCATTGAGGATGAAAGGCTCGCCGCCGGTGAAGAAAACCTCGTTGAAGCCCAGGGCCACCGCTTCGTCAACCAGACGCTGGACATTGGCAAGGCCCAGCGCTCGCCGCGGCGCGTTGGGGCTGGACTTGGCCACGCAGTAGGAGCAGCGCAGATTGCAGTCGTAGTTGGTGTAGATCCACAGCTTCCACTGTATAGCCTGTATCGCCTGTATCGCCGGCGCCTCGCAGGCTGAGGCAGGCATGGGGACGGGCGCAGGCAAATCATGCGTGGGAGCGTGCAGCGTGGGGGCCGTTGCCAGGT is part of the Candidatus Amarolinea dominans genome and encodes:
- a CDS encoding DsrE family protein, with the protein product MAKILINNTHGKDDVERASLAFVVANVGLSSGQEVTAMLTIEGVWVATQGYCDGLQANGFAPLGELVQKFVAGGGTLWVCGACAKPRNITAEQLIPGAQVVGAASAIEALANGAQSLSW
- a CDS encoding SPASM domain-containing protein; the protein is MRQPIALTPTQLPPDPLPVLPEQTFLPDAYRLPTGAERGASAAWSPAVVFIEVTNRCNLLCETCPRTYFTREPLKTLSFDEFVTIVDQFPALQRAVLHGIGEPLLNRELPQMIAYLKARQVEVLFNSNGTLLTPAWQEALVASGLDQFRCSIDGAEAATYAAIRGADLLHKIIEGLGGLAATKRRLGADKPQISIWCVATRENLIELPDLVRLAAQLGVPEVYVQRLTYFAQEPGTQYGMARQELAIFGHDDDLQGQIIAECEALSAALGVQFRASGARDPRHSLDAARMADEAPWRACLRPWTTAYVTANGNCLPCCISPFATHDYESLILGNLFERPFADLWNDYLYQQFRVNLLSTHPHKACANCGVYWSL
- a CDS encoding tetratricopeptide repeat protein — protein: MTTTTNFGKYQTIEHLGSGGQAEVYLALEPRLQRRVAIKVLLAHLAHDPEASARFAREARLVASLRHPAIVQLFDFDTQDDQFYMVMEYLEGGSLKERLAQRGVPCAPAEAVTLLRPVAAALDYAHAQGAVHRDIKPGNILFTRDGQAVISDFGVAKILGDNAQLSMAGSVVGTPAYMSPEQAGGGPVTPAADLYALGIVLYQMLTGQVPFSGDSLSGVLMQHLQTPPPAPRTLNPSLRPAVEAVLLQALAKAPAARFASASALLAALEAAQAEETAPATEADFQESATLAEPPPSGPESNRPAAQLPGAALARPEPAAVAPVQIAAAPPPPAKPADVAGRLVKAADWVAPLVGRDIISYDPAHDRRQRLASLLVAISVLFAALQFVVEFFNFFTRPLAPLLAVWPYLVAPLVIAAGLLMFLAARRAPTPALRRRAAIGLAVITTLGLAYGAWTLVDRLQPPSRFIIAIAPFDGSQSSRQIDFARRIEHALATDLAAAAADVQIVRLREVVPDAATALARARDKKAALLIWGWYDDAGVSPQVEIADVPLFQHTTVALTPLLAAAAGANRQAVVAAPTVRDVTRFVHAPATIPAIDLFVKDGPQQMAYVSTALLGYVFYAQGDLPQALVFFDKALANAQASADFLVGRETIHFQRAAIHYRTRQVDAAVSDLEQALALQPDFYEAHVNLALAYSEQCTPAWQIEPALAQAAAAARLRPADASSQRLLAELTFQAGDAAAALPIAQKAVALQPDSAQAQALLATIAGSAGQPDVAAAARRQALQLRQASVTTAADPIAAQVALGDAYLAAGDNAAALATFQAAAKQAPTNPNVLHGLGNAYYAGGQTEQTLAAYQAWAKAAPDDPDPRLLVGILYSQQQKFQDALTEMQAASRLTPCQEAAHLLMGQVYYQQQDLAQAATAYQAALAINPRRADAWYVLGALRWQLGDLPAAQTALQEATRRDPTLAAAFFTLGRVYFDQGAFADAAISYRQALTLEPDALTNYLALAHAYERLQQWGDAAATYAAALARQEDASTHLYLGLVRVQQGQLDAAVAEIKQALALNPHDALAHASLGDVYLQQGQLDAAADAYRQAIGEDDQAANNPSTHAALAFVEYKRCQVTSAVQAAEDAARLAPTVSFYQGVLASYYEAQGRQQPASDLYAGLQAAPATDAYAHLVAGDYAWRTGLTETAVSELQAVVAISNATPLFQSLAHAGLAQIAAANGQPAAAIDALSASLTAWPGNADAQARRGDLAP
- a CDS encoding radical SAM protein, which gives rise to MMHVDLATAPTLHAPTHDLPAPVPMPASACEAPAIQAIQAIQWKLWIYTNYDCNLRCSYCVAKSSPNAPRRALGLANVQRLVDEAVALGFNEVFFTGGEPFILNDIYDMLAYSTARVKTTVLTNGMILRGPRLERLGAIAHDNLRVQVSLDGATADDHDAYRGKGSWDKTLEGIRLLQGRGFRVRLSTTETPVNSPRLADICDLHRGLGIPDSDHFVRPLARRGYSKEGLELSMTNLLPEVTVSLDGVFWHPLSTDADMLISRHLFPLAASVTRIQDQLDAIARTGQPGLMTFT